The genomic region TGGTGAATGGGTGGCCACGATCACCTGCGAGCCCTCCTGCGGCATCCGGGCCAGCAGGCTGACCAGGGCGAGGGTGGATGCGAAGGAGAGCGCGGCCTCCGGCTCGTCCAGGAAGTACATCCCCGGCTGCCAGAACGCCTCCTCGAACAGCCACAGGAAGCCCTCCCCGTGGCTGCGAGACAGCAACGGTGTGTGCGACCACGCCGGTTCGGAACACCCCGCTGCCCGATCCCGGTTGCGGAAGTAGGAGTGCATCGTTTCGGCGCGCAGGAAGAAGCCGGACTGCGAAGCCATCGGCGCGCACCGCAGCCTGAGGTGCCCGCCCAGCGGAGACTCGTCACCGGAGTCCACCGGACCTACCCGGTCGTTGTCCAGCCGCGGATACCGCTGGGCCAGGGCCTCCACCAGGGTCGACTTGCCGGCACCGTTCTCCCCGATCAGCACCGTGACGCCGGGCGGGATCTCCCAGCCGTCGTCCAACACCTGACGCACCGCGGGGATGTCCGTGAGCCACTCGGGCATGGCCACCCGGGAGTCCGGTCGACGTTCCACCCGCAGCAGGTGGCGCTCCGGCACCGTGTCGATGGTCCCCATCGCGCCATCTCATCACGGCACTGCGACACGGGTCTGCGACGCCCGACTGGCATGATCGCGGGCGAAGGCATCGCGCCGGCCCGTGTCGTCCACACGGATCCGGGCCGGCGCAAACAGACACCGGGAGGCGACGCGTGGGCACCACAGCTGTGCTGCGAGCGGCGGGGCGCTGGGTCGCCGGAGCTGCGCTGCTCGCCGCGCTGATCGTCGGTGGGGTGTTCGTCCGGGGCTTCCAGGTCGCCGGGCACGACGATCGGGGCCGGGTCGACGCGATCGTCGTGCTCGGTGCCGCGCAGTACAACGGCCGGCCGTCACCGGTGCTGCAGGCTCGGCTGGATCACGCCCGGGAGCTCTATGCAGCGGGGGTGGCGCCGCGGATCGTCACCATCGGCGGCAACAAGGTCGGCGACCGCACCACCGAGGGGGCCGCGGGGGCCGCCTACCTCGCCGACAAGCTCGGCCTCACGCAGCCCGATGGCGTACTCACCGCGGTGCCAACGGGCAACGACACCCTCACCAGTCTGCGGGCGGCCACGAGCGTGCTCGCAGGTCACGGATGGACCCACGTCGTGCTCGTCACCGATCCGGCCCATGCCTACCGGGCGCAGCGGATCGCCGAGGATCTCGGCCTCACGGCCGGGGTGTCGTCGGTGACCGACGGTCCGGCCGTCGAAGCTGATGTGCAGTGGCGCTACCACGTGCGGGAGACCGCTGGGCTGCTGTACTACCTCGTACTCGGGGGCTCCTCCGGCTCCACGGATTCGGTGCTGTGAACCGGATTCCACCCGGGTACACCGGCGACGACGTCGCCCGGCGGGTAGCGGAACCTGCCAAGACGGCCGCCTTCGCCGGTGCCGAACCGCGGCCGGATTCCGGTCGCACACCCTTCGCGCGGGACCGGGCCAGGGTGCTGCATTCGGGATCGCTGCGTCGGTTGGCCGGAAAGACGCAGGTGGTGGCGCCGGACGAGGACGACGTCCCGCGGACACGGCTCACCCATTCCCTCGAGGTGGCGCAGATCGCGCGGGGTATCGGCAGCCAGCTCGGTTGCGATGCCGACGTGGTGGATCTGGCCGGGCTCGCGCACGACATCGGCCATCCGCCGTTCGGCCACAACGGCGAGGATGCGCTCGACCGGATCGGCGCGGCCGTCGGCGGGTTCGAGGCGAACGCGCAGAACCTGCGTCTGCTCGCGCGGCTGGAACCGAAGGTGCTCACCGCCACCGGGGAGTCGGCGGGTCTCAACCTGTGCCTGGCCTCCCTCGATGCGGTGATCAAGTACCCGTGGTCCACGCCGGACACCCGCGGAAAGTTCGGCTGCTATGCCGAGGACCGCGACGTGCTGGACTGGGTCCGGCCCGACCAGGGGACCCGGCTGTGTCTCGAAGCGCAGGTGATGGACTGGGCCGACGACGTGGCCTACTCCGTGCACGACGTCGAGGACGGCATCATCGCCGGCCGGATCGACCTGGCGCGCCTCCGATCGCCCGAGGAACGACAGGTGGTCGCCATCGCCGCCCGGCGCGGCTACTCCGGGGAGTCCGAAGCAGACCTGGCCGAGGTACTGGGCGAGCTGTTGCAGCGACCCGAGATCGTGCCGGCCGTCGGCTACCGGCCGGGGGTGCGGGGCGCGGTCGCGCTCAAGAGCACGACCAGTGAGTTGACCGGGCGACTGGTGACGGGTGCGGTGGCGGCCACCCGAGCGGAGTACGGCGACGCGCCGCTCACCCGGTACGCGGCGGATCTGGTCGTCTCGCCGCAGCTGCGCGCCGAGGTCGCCATGCTGAAGGCGATCGCGGTGCACTACGTGATGGACGACCCGGCCAGGCGTGCGCTGCAAGATCGTCAGCAGCAGATCCTGCAGGCGCTGGTGGTGGCGCTGACCGAACGGGGGAGCGAAGCCATGGACGCCCAGCACGGACCACGCTTCGCCGCCGCTGCCGACGATGCCGGTCGGCTGCGCGCGGTGCTGGACCAGGTCGCCTCGCTCACGGACAGCCAGGCCCATCGCTGGCACGCCCGGCTGACAGGATCCTGAACCGACCGGTCAGCGTCTGGTCGGGCTGTCCGGGTGGCGACATAGACTCGTGCGGTGGCAGGACGGATCACCGATGAGGACAAGGAGCGGGTCCGCGACGCCAATCGCATCGAGTCGGTGATCGGCGAGTACGTGGCGCTGCGTCCCAGCGGCGGCGGAAACCTGAAGGGGCTGTGCCCCTTCCACGACGAGAAGACTCCGTCGTTCAACGTCCGCCCGGCCCAGAGTTCGTACTACTGTTTCGGCTGCGGTGAGGGCGGCGACGTGTTCTCCTTCATCGCGCAGCTGGAGCACCTGAGTTTCCTGGAGGCCGTCGAGAGGCTGGCCGACCGGGTCGGCATCACCCTGGCCAGGGTCGAGGGTGGCACCTCGACCCGCTCCGAACCCGGCACCCGCGCGCGGCTCATCGCCGCGAACAAGGCGGCCGCCGAGTTCTACTCGGGCCAGCTGGAGACCGAGGAGGCCGCACCGGCCCGCCAGTTCCTCACCGAGCGGGCCTTCGACATGGAGGCGGCCAGATCGTTCGGCTGCGGGTACGCGCCGTCGGGCTGGGACAGGTTGACGAAAGCGCTGGTGAAACAGGGCTTCTCGCTGCAGGAGCTCTACAAGGCCGGCCTGGCGCGGGAGGGGCAGCGCGGCCCGATCGACCAGTTCCATCGACGGCTGTTGTGGACGATCAGGGATGCCGCGGGCGACGTCGTCGGGTTCGGTGCCCGCCGGCTCTTCGACGACGACCGGATCCAGGCGAAGTACGTCAACACCTCGGACACGCCGCTCTACAAGAAGTCGCAGGTGCTCTACGGGCTCGACCTGGCGAAGCGGGAGATCGCCAAGCAGCGCCAGGCGGTGATCGTCGAGGGGTACTCCGACGTGATGGCCATGCATCTCGCGGGGGTGACGACGGCGGTGGCCTCGTGCGGTACGGCTTTCGGCGACGAGCACATCAGCGTGCTGCGCCGCTACCTGCTCGACAACGACGTGATCCGCGGCGAGGTCATCTACACCTTCGACGGTGACGCTGCCGGCCAGAAGGCAGCGCTCAAGGCGTTCGACTCCGACCAGCGGTTCGCCGCCAACACCTACGTGGCGATCGCGCCGGACGGGATGGATCCCTGCGAACTGCGGATGCAAGGGGGTGATGCTGCGGTGCGCGCCCTGGTCGACGGCCGGACCAACCTGTTCGCCTTCGCCATCCAGACCGTGCTGGCCGACTACGACCTGGAGACGCCGGAGGGACGGGTGGCCGCGACGGCCGCCACCGTGCCGCTGGTCGCCGGGATCAAGCAGGAACGATTGCGGGCCGACTACACCCGCGAGTTGGCCGGCCGGCTCGGCGCCGAGACCACCGACATCCAGGGACTGGTGCGCCGGGAGATCGCCCGTCAGGCCGCAGCCCAGCGCAGCGCTGCCGAGCGAGGGAGTGCCGAACGGGGGAGTGCCGAACGCGGGAGCGCCGAGCGCGGAACGTCCGGTCGGCCAGGAGCAGGTGCCGCGGGTGACCAGGCGTCGACCGACGCGCGCGCTGCCGCCACCACGTTCCGTCGACCCGACCCCCAGGACCGCACCAGCTCCGTCGAGCGGGAAGTGCTCAAGATGGCGCTGCAGTACCCGGCGATGGTGGCCGCCGACTACGCCGAGCAGGTGGCCGGCGACAGCTTCACCCACCCGTCCTACCGCGCGGTCCACGAAGCCATCTCGGCCACCTCCGGAATAGGTACGTCCAGCGGGGTGGTGTGGACCTCGCGGGTTGCCGAGCAGATGCCGGCCGGAGGTCTGCGGTCGCTGGTGCACGAGTTGGCGGTGGAGCCGCCACGGCACGGCTCCGGGGAGCCGGACTCCAGCTACGCGGGTGCGGTGATCGCCGCGATGGGCGAACGTGCCGCCGCGGCGGACGAGAAAAAGCTGCGGTCTGCGTTGCTCCGCGCAGAGTCGGCCGGCGACCGCGCGCGGGCCAACGCGCTGCAGGCCGATCTGGGTGCGGTGATCCGGTACCGACGAGCGCTGATGGAACTTGCGCGCGGCGGTGCGGCATGAGCCTGTTCCGCCGCACGGTGACCGCCCCGCCGCGGATCGCCCAGGTACTGGAGAGCGACGAGGTGGTGCTGGGTCTGGCGCGGGACGATGTGGGCGCCGAGCTGGCCGTGACCCGCCGGCGGCTGCTCCTTGCGCGGGGCGAGGCGGTCCCGACCTCGCTGAGCTGGTTCGAGATCGCCAGGGTGCGGCTGGACGACGGAGTGTTGGAGATCGTGCCGTTGCGCTGGGTGGCGCCGTTCGCCGACGGCGCGGGGGACTTGGTGGTCGATGCGCCCACGCTGTCGTTGCGGATCGGACGGGCGAATCGCCTCACGGATCAGATCCACCACCGGGTCCGATCGTCGGTGATCGCGTCCCGGCACCTGCCGTGGCCCGATGCGGGCGGCTGGGTGACGATCCGCCGGGTGGCCGGGGTCGACGGTGTGCTCCCCCAACTCCGGTTGGACGCCGGCGCCGATCGGGAGACGCCAGGTTTCCTGGCCGCTGCCGAACGCGTGGTGATCGAACTGCGCGCCGGGGGAGCAGGCTCCGGGACGACCGGGGTCGACGAGTAGCGCAATCCGGCAAGCGAGCCGGTTATCCCCTGCCCCCGCCCGGCGGTAGAGCATTGCCGGCCTGAGGGCTGATGCCCCACGGGTCTGCCGCTGCCCGCTTCGCTCGGCGGATCTCGCTGATGATCCCGACCGAACTGCCGCCAATGCCGATCACTCCCAAGATCCACATCACGAGGGGCGGATCGGTCAGCACGGTGAGCAGGAAGACGATCGCCACGATGTTCACTGCTGACGATCCGATTGCCAACCGGTTCAGTCTCCCCACGACCATGTCACCACTCTTCCTGAAAACCCCGGGCCAGTCGCGTCTGTCACCCGTCCGAGAGCATCCTGACGTGCACAGAGCCCGATACCTGAGCATCTGTCGAACTGGGCACATGGCGTGTCCACCGAGCTGGACGTCATCCACTTGGCGCCGGGTCGACCAATCCCTCCTGCTAGCCGGGTTTCGGCCGGGGCTCGATCAGCGGGCTGCAACACTTCGCGGCCCCGATCCGGTCTAGCAGATAGGAGCTCCCGCAACTGGCGGAGGCGGGTCTTCCGAACGATGGCCGCGGTCACGGACGGTGCCTTGGTCAGCCGAGATCCCAACGGCGACTTGGCCTTGAGGCTCAGCAGCGGGGACCAACTGTTCTTCGACTGAAGCTGTCGGACTGTCGAAGGACGTTCAATCAAGAGGAAACACCCTTCGCCGAGACTCAGACCATGACAGGCTGACCGCATGCCGCTGAACCCACCACCGTGGCCCCGCTGGGTGCGGGTTCTTGTAGCCCTTGCAATGGCGCCGCTGGTCGGGTTGCTTGTTGGCACACTCACAGGCCGCCCTCTGTTCGGGATCATATTCCTGACGGCCATGATCGGCTCATCGCTCATGGCCACCGAGTGGCAGAGACGCCGCGCCGCACGCAGGACCGCACGGTGACGGTGCCCGACGGCGCACCGATCGCCGAAACTCGATTCCACCGTTGGACATGGTTGATCTGGGGGATCAGCGGGCTCATGGTCACCGGGGGAGGTTTGCTGCTCCTGAACAGTCCGGCTCCCGCCTGGTGGGCGTGGATCATGACAGCACTGGGAGTCGGGAACCTAGGGCTTGCCGCGTCCGAGTTTCGGGTGCACCGGCAGCGGTTGGCGCGTGACGCCGAGGAAGTCCAGCAGTGACCGCGCGACGGCAGGTCGCGGAGACATGGTTTCAGCGCTGGACGTGGCTGATTTATGAGATCAGCGGGGCAGCCTGGCTCACTCTTGGGCTGACCGCAATAGACACCGGCCCAACCTGGTACGTCGTGTTCATGTCCGTGATCGGCCCAGTGATGTTGATCGGTGCGGTGGTTGAGTTTCGAGCTCATCGCAAGCGGGTCGCCCCGTAGCTTGATCCACATGGACTGGGAATCTTGGTCATCGTGGGCGGCAGTAGCACTGGCGAGTGTGGCCGGCTGGCTGGCGCTGAGCGCAAAGCGCCACGAAGACGCGCGGGACACGAGGCAGCTCGAACGCGACCGTCAAGAGCAGGCTCAGCTAGTTGCTGCCTGGGTTCGAGAATTCCGAGCTGGGAAGCACAACAGCCCTCGTAGTTGGCAGGCCATCATTGCCAACACATCAGGGCTCCCGATCTTCGATGTCGAGGCCACCGTTGGCCAGCCGATGCCCGACGAAATGTTGCTCCTGGTTCGAGCTGAGCGGGTGGGGCTGATTCGCCGCACAGTGAGGGCCACGCGAACCCGACCGACGACCTGACTGTACTGGCACCTCCGCGCGAGTTGCGTGTGCTACTCGACTTCACCGACTGCGCTGGACAGCACTGGCGACGGGGCTTCGACGGTCGGCTTGTGCTGATTTGACTAAGCTGTGGCTGCCGTCGGCCGTCATTCGGGGGATCGGGCCGGCAACGACGGGGATGGGCGTCCCTGTCGTGTGCCGGCGGACCGTAGACCTGCAGGTCCTCGGGAGGAGGCGGGGGCGTCTCATCCCCCTGAGATCCCGCCGATTGAGGCGTTGCATCCCTGATTGAGCGTAACGGGGATGACGTGCGCTGCTGAGGGCAAAAGAAAACCCCCACGTCAGTGGGGGTTTCTCGTCCATCTGTGCTGCTCCTGGCTCCCCCGATTGGACTCGAACCAATAACCTGCCGATTAACAGTCGGCTGCTCTGCCAATTGAGCTACAGGGGAATGCTGGCTGCCGGGCCGACCCCCGGGAGGATCAGTACCTGCGCTGAAAAGGATAGCCCACGGCCGGGAGTGCCCACGACCCGATACCTCGATGGTCCGCCACGCCCAGCACACCGATCCGCCACGGGGAACGCCCACAGCTTGTTGGGTTCGGGGACGGCCTGCCGGCGCCGGGGTCGGCCGGGACCAGCGCAAGGGTCCGGGTTCGGTATCGTCCCCGGCGGGGCGGTAGCTCAGTCGGTCAGAGCAGCGGACTCATAATCCGTCAGGTCGTGGGTTCGAGCCCCACTCGCCCCACCACAGGAGCAGGTCGCGTCGCCGCGCAGCTGTGATCAGCGACGGGGGCACTGATCAGGTCAGGCGACGGGCCGCGGGAGGGTGTCCACCGTTGCCTGGGCGATGCGGTTCCTCGTCTCGATGCCCACCCCCGCTTCCGCGAGCGCCTCGAGCCCGCGATGGGTGGTGACGATCAGACCGCCGAGCACCCCGGCGTCGGCGGCTGGATCGATGTGCCCCGCGCTCTGCGCCTGCTCGATGACCCGCCGGCAGCTGTCGAGCAGGCTTTCGAAGGTGGCGAGCGACCGGGCCGCAACGGCGTCGTTCTCCCAGGCCAGTTCGGCCGTGGCCTTGGCCAGCAGGCAGCCGCGTCGCTCGGTGTCGTCCTCCGATGCCCGCAGCCACGTACGGACCCGTTCGAGCGCCAGGTCTTCGGGGCCTACGACCAGCGCGGCACCGCTCTGCTCCGCTGTCGTGCAGTAGTCGTCGAACACTCGCTGGAACAGGGTCTCCTTGTCGCCGAATGCGCCGTACAGGCTGCCCTTGCTGAGCCCCGTCGCACGGGACAGATCGCCGACCGAGGTGCCGTGGAAGCCGGTCTCGTCGAACCGCCGATGGGCGGCGACGAGAACGTCCTTCTCGTCGAACTTGCGTGGTCGCGCCATGTCGTCACCATACCCGGTTCTGAACTTTCGGTCCGAAACTTCTGGACGTTCGGTCCAGAATGCGGTTATGGTGGACCGTATGTTCAGAACCCTTGCTCCGCCAGATGCCACCGAGTTCGCCGGGAAGCGTGCCATCGTGACGGGAGGTTCTCGCGGGATCGGGGCCGCCGTCGTGCAGCGCCTGCTCGACGGCGGCGCGAGCGTCGTAGCGACGGCACGAACCGTCACTGACGAGACACCGAGAGCTGCCACCTTCATCCCAGGGGACATCAGCACGCCCGCGGGCGTGCAGAGCTTCGCCGCGGCTGCACTCCGCGACCTCGGCGGCGCCGACATCGTGGTCAACAATGCGGGCGCGGCTCGCACCCATCTCGGTGGCATCACGTCCATCCCGGACGAAGAATGGCTCGACGCCCTCGCGCTGAACTTCTTGTCCGCCGTGAGGGTCGTCAACGCACTTCTGCCTGCACTGCACGAGGCCGGGCCGGGCAGCGCGATCGTCAACATCTCGTCGTTGACGGCGTTCACCCCGACGCCGGCAATGGCCCACTACGGCGCCGCGAAGGCCGCGCTCAACGCCTACGGCAAAGCGCTGGCCCTCGAGCTCGCACCCGCCGGGATCCGCGCCAACACGATTTCCCCCGGCAACGTGCTGACCCCGGGCGCGGACGCCATCCGCCAGGACTTTGCCGACGCAGCGGGCGTCCAGCTCGCCGAGATCACCGCCGGCGTTCCGCTGGGTCGTCCCGGAGACCCGCGCGACATCGCCGAGGCGGTCGCCTACCTCGCATCGGATCGGGCTCAGTGGGTGAGTGGGGTGAATCTGAACATCGACGGCGGAGAATTCCCGGTCGTCTGACCGGTCGGGTCCGCTGAGCGCCCGGGCGGTGTTTGCCACCGGCGGACCCTGGGCTCGATACTCGACGTGGGTGACCGGCCGTCCGGCCCGGACCCGCTCGACATCGACTCCGGGTGACGTCACTCCGGCGAGGAGAAGCCATGTTCCGACTGTTGCTGGGTGCTGCGCTCGGATACGTCCTGGGATCCAGGGCCGGCCGGGAACGGTACGAGCAGATCAAGCGGGCCGCGGTGCGCACCGCCGACCACCCCGCTGTGCAGGGAGCGGCCGGCTTCGTCCAGGCCAAGGTCACCGAACTGCTTCCCGGACACAAGGCTTCCTGACCCGGGCCGCGTCTGTTTGTCCGAGTTGGTGGCGCCCAGAGGTCACAGGGTGCACAATGTGAACACAACTTCACTCGTACCACACGCGCAGTGAACAGGCCGGTCCAGCGCACCCAGCATGAGGCTCCCCGTTGGGGAAGACGTCGGAGCCGATCAGCGGAGGTGCCTGGTGACACGTGCAACACGTGGTGTGGTGTTCGTCCATGCGGCGCCGGCAGCCATCTGCCCGCATGCCGAATGGGCCATCTCGTCCGTCCTGGGTGGACGGGCGAGCCTGCAGTGGACCCCGCAGCCGGCCGCCCCCGGTCAGCTGCGGGCGGATCTGTCGTGGACGGGTGAGCCCGGAACCGGTAGTCGGATCGCCGCCGCGCTCAAGACCTGGCCGATGCTCCGGTTCGAGGTCACCGAAGATCCGAGCGAGGGGTGCGACGGTGAACGCATCTGTCATCTCCCCGGGCGGGGTGTCTGGCGCGCGAGCACCGGGGCGTCAGGTGACGTCGTCGTCCCCGAAGACCGCCTGCGCAGCCTGCTCGACCACGGCTACGGCGCCGAGAAGCTCGCGCACGAACTGAACCAACTGCTCGGTGCCGACGTGGATGCTGAACTGGAGCCGTACCGTCGCGCTGGCGACGGATCTCCGATCACCTGGCTGCACCAGGTCGGCTGATCGCGGCCCGCCGTTTCCGGTGCTGAACTCCGTCGAGGGACCTGACCCGCGGTCACCACGTCAGTAGGGTGGTTTTCTGACCCCCCGACCGACGGATCCTTGAGGAGTTGGTGAGCATCACCGAGCGTCGACTGACCGGAACACTGGTCGCGTTGCTGATCGTCTGCCTGATCGCAGCCGCAGCCACGGCCGTGCTGCTGGGTCGTCAAGCAGCCGTCGCTGCCCGGGCGTCCGAGCCGGTCACTCCCGCTGTAACGGTGCCCCCCACCGATCGACCTGCACTGTCGACCGCACGTCCACGACCCACCGCGTCCCGCATCGGTCAGTCTGATCCGACTCCAGCGGTGTCCGGGTCCGATCAGCCCGATCCGGCTCCGGCGGCGTCCGGCACCGATGAGCCCGACGCGACCTCGGTGACCACTGCGTCGCCGTCGGAACCGACGTCCACGAGCCCCAGCAGCTCTGCGCCGGTTCCCAGCACTGCACCGACGACCGCGGAACCGACCGGCACGGCATTGGACCCGCCGGTCGAGCTCTCCGCGCAAGCCGCCAAGCATCCGGATGCCACCGCGATCCAGGAGCTGGTGTCCCTCAACTTCAGGTCCATCAACACCCTCGACTACCAGTTGTGGGCCGACACGGTGACCCCCGAGCAGTCCGCCGCCTTCGGTCCGCAGGAATGGCTGGACGCCTACCGGACCTCCAAGGATCGCGGCATCGAGATCGTGGCCATCGAACCCGATACCCGGTGGATCACCATCACGTTCAACTCCAGCCAAGCGATCGACAAGGCTCCCGCTGACGAGCCCTCCACCTGTCTCAACTGGAAGATCGTCCGTCCGGTGGTGGACGTGAACGGCAAGCTGCGGCTGGCGAAATCGGTCGAGGGTCTGTCCAGCTATCACGGTTGCGAGTGATCGGCCCGGTACGGCCCCCGCATCCGGGCCACAAGTCATGGCGTCGAGCACTTCCGTTGGCGATCGGGTTGCTCGTGCTCTCGGGGTGTTCGGGGTCGGCGAGTTCCCCGACGCCGGCGGGTGGCACCGCCACTCCCGCCTCGTCCGCCATGTCCGCTGCCTCCACGAGCGCCGCATCCACGAGCGCGCCGTCCACCCCCGGATCGCCCGCCCGTCGATCCTCGTCCGCGTCGTCCGGGCCGGTGGCGACCTCGTCTGCGCACAGCCACTCCCGCCCTCCGTCGAGCCCGCCGACTAAACCGCCGAGCGCCGTCGCGGATGGGCCGGCGACCGTGGCCGCCGCGCGCCCAGCCACGACCGGACTCAGGATCACCGCGGCAGACGAGCGACGGGCCGAGCAGCAGGTCGCCGCCCTGTCGGTGCGGGAGCAGGCTGCTCTGGTGCTGATGCCCGCGGCGTCGGAGGTCAGCGCAAGGGTGTCGTCGGTGCGGTACGGCGGCGTCATCCTGATGGGCTCCGACGGGGTGGTCGACGGCACCGGTCGCGGTACCCCGGTCGAGGTGCGGGGCTACGTCAGCGCACTGCAGGCGCAGCGGCCGGCAGCGTGGGGACCGATGTTGGTCGCTGTCGACCAGGAGTACGGGGACGTCGCCAGGTTGGTGAACGGCTTCACCGAGTTCCCGGGTGCGTCGGTGCTCGCTTCCGGTGGGCGGGACGATGCCGTGGAACTCACCGAACGGGCCGCAACGGCCGCCGCTCAGGAGATGCGCGCCGTCGGCGTCACCATCGACTTCGCGCCCGACGCGGACGTGTTGCCGACCGACGGCGGATCGGCCATCGGGGGCCGTTCCTACGGCACCGATCCGGCGACCGTCGGCTCCTTCGTCGCGGCAGCGGTCCGTGGCTACCAGAGCGGGGGCGTGGCGGCCACCCTGAAGCACTTCCCGGGCATCGGCGGGTTGTCCTCGGACACCCACGAGGTGCTCCCCACGATCGAGCAGTCGTGCGCCAGCTGGAACAGCTCTTCACGGGTGCCGTTCGCCGCTGGGATCGACGCGGGTGCTGCCCTGGTGATGACGGGACACGTCCTGTTCCCCGCTGCCGGCGTTTCCGAAGAGCCGGCGAGTCTGTCGCCCACCGCGGTCGATGATGTGTTGCGCGGCAAGGGATCCAGCGGGTGCGGCGGACTCGGCTTCACCGGGATCTCGGTCAGCGACTCGTTCCAGATGGCACCGGTGGCCGATGCGTTCTCGCCCGGCGAGGCCGCCTGGCGTGCCCTGGCCGCTGGTCAGGATCTGATCCTGTTGCCGGCCTCTCCGGACAAGGCTTTGACCGGGATCGTCGACGCCGTCGACTCCGGTCAGCTCCCGGCCGACCGACTGCGCGACGCTGCCACCAGGATCCTGACGTTGCAGGCCGCGACCGACAACGTCGTGGTGCCGCCGCTGTCGGTGGTCAACTCGGCCGAGCACCGGGCGCTCGCGGCAGCGGCGAGGGGCTGATGCGGCAGCGCCGACCGCTCGCTCACTGCGTCGAGCGGTAGCCGATCCCGCGGACGGTGGTGACCACGTCCCGGCCGCCGAGTTTGCCGCGCAGGGACGCCATGTGCGCCTCCAGTGTCCTGGCTGCCGCCGCGTCGCTGACGCCCCACACCTCGACCAACAGATCGGCGCGGGGAACGACCGCCCCGTCCCGCCGCGCCACGGCTGCCAACAGATCGAACTCCTTGCGCGTCAACGGGATCGGGGCGCCGTCCGCGGTGACCGTCCGGGTCCGCAGATCGATGCGGACACCGCCGACCTCCAGGGTGGGGGCCAGCGACGTCCCCTGACTGCGCCGCACCACGGCGTCGATCCGGGCCAGCAGTTCCTCCGGGTCGATGGGTTTGACGAGATAATCGTCGGCCCCGCTGCGCAGACCCTGGACCCGGGAAGCGACAGCTCCACGACCGGTCACCGCGACCACCGGAACG from Nakamurella sp. A5-74 harbors:
- a CDS encoding response regulator transcription factor — translated: MRVLLVEDDASLGDALRRVLVRENHVVVWVRTGTAALQALGLEGAVGTAVADPAAVDIVLLDMGLPDRDGLAVCAAIRAHSSVPVVAVTGRGAVASRVQGLRSGADDYLVKPIDPEELLARIDAVVRRSQGTSLAPTLEVGGVRIDLRTRTVTADGAPIPLTRKEFDLLAAVARRDGAVVPRADLLVEVWGVSDAAAARTLEAHMASLRGKLGGRDVVTTVRGIGYRSTQ